One Leopardus geoffroyi isolate Oge1 chromosome C1, O.geoffroyi_Oge1_pat1.0, whole genome shotgun sequence DNA segment encodes these proteins:
- the RCC1 gene encoding regulator of chromosome condensation isoform X1, whose protein sequence is MMEAEERMPPKRIAKRRSPPEDALPKSKKVKDPRNQAVRAAASRRVPGAHGPSPPDQKTRPVSHRSHSTEPGMVLTLGQGDVGQLGLGENVMERKKPALVPIPEDIVQAEAGGMHTVCLSKSGQVYSFGCNDEGALGRDTSVEGSEMIPGKVELQEKVVQVSAGDSHTAALTEDGRVFLWGSFRDNNGVIGLLEPMKKSMVPVPVQLTMPVVKVASGNDHLVMLTADGDLYTLGCGEQGQLGRVPELFANRGGRQGLERLLVPKCVMLKSRGSRGHVRFQDAFCGAYFTFAISCEGHVYGFGLSNYHQLGTPGTESCFVPQNLTSFKNSTKSWVGFSGGQHHTVCMDSEGKAYSLGRAEYGRLGLGEGAEEKSIPTLISRLPAVSSVACGASVGYAVTKDGRVFAWGMGTNYQLGTGQEEDAWSPVEMTGKQLENRVVLSVSSGGQHTVLLVKDKEQS, encoded by the exons ATGATGGAGGCAGAG GAAAGGATGCCACCCAAGCGTATAGCTAAGAGAAGGTCACCTCCAGAGGATGCTCTCCCCAAAAGCAAGAAGGTGAAGG ACCCTCGTAACCAGGCAGTGAGGGCCGCTGCCTCCCGTCGTGTTCCAGGTGCCCACGGGCCGAGCCCTCCTGACCAGAAAACCCGACCAG TCTCACATAGGTCCCACAGCACAGAACCAGGCATGGTGCTGACACTGGGCCAGGGCGATGTGGGCCAGCTGGGGCTGGGCGAGAATgtgatggaaaggaagaagccagCCCTGGTGCCCATTCCGGAGGACATTGtgcaggctgaggctgggggcaTGCATACCGTGTGTCTAAGCAAAAGCGGCCAG GTCTACTCCTTCGGCTGCAATGATGAGGGTGCCCTGGGAAGGGACACATCAGTAGAGGGCTCAGAGATGATTCCCGGGAAAGTGGAACTACAAGAGAAAGTGGTACAGGTGTCGGCAGGAGACAGTCACACAGCAGCCCTCACTGAGGATGGCCGAGTTTTCCTCTGGGGCTCCTTCAGG GACAATAATGGTGTGATTGGACTCTTGGAGCCCATGAAGAAGAGCATGGTACCTGTGCCAGTGCAGCTGACAATGCCTGTAGTGAAGGTGGCCTCAG GAAATGACCACTTGGTGATGCTGACAGCTGATGGTGACCTCTACACTTTGGGCTGCGGGGAGCAGGGCCAGCTGGGCCGTGTGCCTGAATTATTTGCCAACCGCGGTGGCCGGCAGGGCCTTG AACGACTCTTGGTCCCCAAGTGTGTGATGCTGAAATCCAGAGGAAGCCGGGGTCACGTGAGATTCCAGGATGCCTTCTGTGGTGCCTACTTCACTTTTGCCATCTCCTGCGAGGGTCATGTATATGGATTTGGCCTCTCCAACTATCATCAGCTTG GAACCCCAGGCACAGAATCTTGCTTTGTACCCCAAAACTTGACATCCTTCAAGAACTCTACCAAGTCCTGGGTGGGCTTCTCTGGTGGCCAGCATCATACAGTCTGCATGGATTCAGAAG gaAAAGCATACAGCCTGGGTCGCGCTGAGTATGGGCGGCTGGGCCTTGGGGAGGGTGCTGAGGAGAAGAGCATACCCACCCTCAtctccaggctccctgctgtttCCTCAGTAGCTTGTGGGGCCTCCGTAGGGTATGCTGTGACCAAGGATG GTCGTGTTTTTGCCTGGGGCATGGGCACCAACTACCAGCTGGGCACGGGGCAGGAAGAGGATGCCTGGAGCCCTGTGGAGATGACAGGCAAACAGCTGGAGAACCGTGTGGTCTTATCTGTGTCCAGTGGTGGCCAGCACACAGTCTTACTAGTCAAGGACAAGGAACAGAGCTGA
- the RCC1 gene encoding regulator of chromosome condensation isoform X4, producing MMEAEERMPPKRIAKRRSPPEDALPKSKKVKVSHRSHSTEPGMVLTLGQGDVGQLGLGENVMERKKPALVPIPEDIVQAEAGGMHTVCLSKSGQVYSFGCNDEGALGRDTSVEGSEMIPGKVELQEKVVQVSAGDSHTAALTEDGRVFLWGSFRDNNGVIGLLEPMKKSMVPVPVQLTMPVVKVASGNDHLVMLTADGDLYTLGCGEQGQLGRVPELFANRGGRQGLERLLVPKCVMLKSRGSRGHVRFQDAFCGAYFTFAISCEGHVYGFGLSNYHQLGTPGTESCFVPQNLTSFKNSTKSWVGFSGGQHHTVCMDSEGKAYSLGRAEYGRLGLGEGAEEKSIPTLISRLPAVSSVACGASVGYAVTKDGRVFAWGMGTNYQLGTGQEEDAWSPVEMTGKQLENRVVLSVSSGGQHTVLLVKDKEQS from the exons ATGATGGAGGCAGAG GAAAGGATGCCACCCAAGCGTATAGCTAAGAGAAGGTCACCTCCAGAGGATGCTCTCCCCAAAAGCAAGAAGGTGAAGG TCTCACATAGGTCCCACAGCACAGAACCAGGCATGGTGCTGACACTGGGCCAGGGCGATGTGGGCCAGCTGGGGCTGGGCGAGAATgtgatggaaaggaagaagccagCCCTGGTGCCCATTCCGGAGGACATTGtgcaggctgaggctgggggcaTGCATACCGTGTGTCTAAGCAAAAGCGGCCAG GTCTACTCCTTCGGCTGCAATGATGAGGGTGCCCTGGGAAGGGACACATCAGTAGAGGGCTCAGAGATGATTCCCGGGAAAGTGGAACTACAAGAGAAAGTGGTACAGGTGTCGGCAGGAGACAGTCACACAGCAGCCCTCACTGAGGATGGCCGAGTTTTCCTCTGGGGCTCCTTCAGG GACAATAATGGTGTGATTGGACTCTTGGAGCCCATGAAGAAGAGCATGGTACCTGTGCCAGTGCAGCTGACAATGCCTGTAGTGAAGGTGGCCTCAG GAAATGACCACTTGGTGATGCTGACAGCTGATGGTGACCTCTACACTTTGGGCTGCGGGGAGCAGGGCCAGCTGGGCCGTGTGCCTGAATTATTTGCCAACCGCGGTGGCCGGCAGGGCCTTG AACGACTCTTGGTCCCCAAGTGTGTGATGCTGAAATCCAGAGGAAGCCGGGGTCACGTGAGATTCCAGGATGCCTTCTGTGGTGCCTACTTCACTTTTGCCATCTCCTGCGAGGGTCATGTATATGGATTTGGCCTCTCCAACTATCATCAGCTTG GAACCCCAGGCACAGAATCTTGCTTTGTACCCCAAAACTTGACATCCTTCAAGAACTCTACCAAGTCCTGGGTGGGCTTCTCTGGTGGCCAGCATCATACAGTCTGCATGGATTCAGAAG gaAAAGCATACAGCCTGGGTCGCGCTGAGTATGGGCGGCTGGGCCTTGGGGAGGGTGCTGAGGAGAAGAGCATACCCACCCTCAtctccaggctccctgctgtttCCTCAGTAGCTTGTGGGGCCTCCGTAGGGTATGCTGTGACCAAGGATG GTCGTGTTTTTGCCTGGGGCATGGGCACCAACTACCAGCTGGGCACGGGGCAGGAAGAGGATGCCTGGAGCCCTGTGGAGATGACAGGCAAACAGCTGGAGAACCGTGTGGTCTTATCTGTGTCCAGTGGTGGCCAGCACACAGTCTTACTAGTCAAGGACAAGGAACAGAGCTGA
- the RCC1 gene encoding regulator of chromosome condensation isoform X2: MERMPPKRIAKRRSPPEDALPKSKKVKDPRNQAVRAAASRRVPGAHGPSPPDQKTRPVSHRSHSTEPGMVLTLGQGDVGQLGLGENVMERKKPALVPIPEDIVQAEAGGMHTVCLSKSGQVYSFGCNDEGALGRDTSVEGSEMIPGKVELQEKVVQVSAGDSHTAALTEDGRVFLWGSFRDNNGVIGLLEPMKKSMVPVPVQLTMPVVKVASGNDHLVMLTADGDLYTLGCGEQGQLGRVPELFANRGGRQGLERLLVPKCVMLKSRGSRGHVRFQDAFCGAYFTFAISCEGHVYGFGLSNYHQLGTPGTESCFVPQNLTSFKNSTKSWVGFSGGQHHTVCMDSEGKAYSLGRAEYGRLGLGEGAEEKSIPTLISRLPAVSSVACGASVGYAVTKDGRVFAWGMGTNYQLGTGQEEDAWSPVEMTGKQLENRVVLSVSSGGQHTVLLVKDKEQS, encoded by the exons ATG GAAAGGATGCCACCCAAGCGTATAGCTAAGAGAAGGTCACCTCCAGAGGATGCTCTCCCCAAAAGCAAGAAGGTGAAGG ACCCTCGTAACCAGGCAGTGAGGGCCGCTGCCTCCCGTCGTGTTCCAGGTGCCCACGGGCCGAGCCCTCCTGACCAGAAAACCCGACCAG TCTCACATAGGTCCCACAGCACAGAACCAGGCATGGTGCTGACACTGGGCCAGGGCGATGTGGGCCAGCTGGGGCTGGGCGAGAATgtgatggaaaggaagaagccagCCCTGGTGCCCATTCCGGAGGACATTGtgcaggctgaggctgggggcaTGCATACCGTGTGTCTAAGCAAAAGCGGCCAG GTCTACTCCTTCGGCTGCAATGATGAGGGTGCCCTGGGAAGGGACACATCAGTAGAGGGCTCAGAGATGATTCCCGGGAAAGTGGAACTACAAGAGAAAGTGGTACAGGTGTCGGCAGGAGACAGTCACACAGCAGCCCTCACTGAGGATGGCCGAGTTTTCCTCTGGGGCTCCTTCAGG GACAATAATGGTGTGATTGGACTCTTGGAGCCCATGAAGAAGAGCATGGTACCTGTGCCAGTGCAGCTGACAATGCCTGTAGTGAAGGTGGCCTCAG GAAATGACCACTTGGTGATGCTGACAGCTGATGGTGACCTCTACACTTTGGGCTGCGGGGAGCAGGGCCAGCTGGGCCGTGTGCCTGAATTATTTGCCAACCGCGGTGGCCGGCAGGGCCTTG AACGACTCTTGGTCCCCAAGTGTGTGATGCTGAAATCCAGAGGAAGCCGGGGTCACGTGAGATTCCAGGATGCCTTCTGTGGTGCCTACTTCACTTTTGCCATCTCCTGCGAGGGTCATGTATATGGATTTGGCCTCTCCAACTATCATCAGCTTG GAACCCCAGGCACAGAATCTTGCTTTGTACCCCAAAACTTGACATCCTTCAAGAACTCTACCAAGTCCTGGGTGGGCTTCTCTGGTGGCCAGCATCATACAGTCTGCATGGATTCAGAAG gaAAAGCATACAGCCTGGGTCGCGCTGAGTATGGGCGGCTGGGCCTTGGGGAGGGTGCTGAGGAGAAGAGCATACCCACCCTCAtctccaggctccctgctgtttCCTCAGTAGCTTGTGGGGCCTCCGTAGGGTATGCTGTGACCAAGGATG GTCGTGTTTTTGCCTGGGGCATGGGCACCAACTACCAGCTGGGCACGGGGCAGGAAGAGGATGCCTGGAGCCCTGTGGAGATGACAGGCAAACAGCTGGAGAACCGTGTGGTCTTATCTGTGTCCAGTGGTGGCCAGCACACAGTCTTACTAGTCAAGGACAAGGAACAGAGCTGA
- the RCC1 gene encoding regulator of chromosome condensation isoform X5, producing the protein MERMPPKRIAKRRSPPEDALPKSKKVKVSHRSHSTEPGMVLTLGQGDVGQLGLGENVMERKKPALVPIPEDIVQAEAGGMHTVCLSKSGQVYSFGCNDEGALGRDTSVEGSEMIPGKVELQEKVVQVSAGDSHTAALTEDGRVFLWGSFRDNNGVIGLLEPMKKSMVPVPVQLTMPVVKVASGNDHLVMLTADGDLYTLGCGEQGQLGRVPELFANRGGRQGLERLLVPKCVMLKSRGSRGHVRFQDAFCGAYFTFAISCEGHVYGFGLSNYHQLGTPGTESCFVPQNLTSFKNSTKSWVGFSGGQHHTVCMDSEGKAYSLGRAEYGRLGLGEGAEEKSIPTLISRLPAVSSVACGASVGYAVTKDGRVFAWGMGTNYQLGTGQEEDAWSPVEMTGKQLENRVVLSVSSGGQHTVLLVKDKEQS; encoded by the exons ATG GAAAGGATGCCACCCAAGCGTATAGCTAAGAGAAGGTCACCTCCAGAGGATGCTCTCCCCAAAAGCAAGAAGGTGAAGG TCTCACATAGGTCCCACAGCACAGAACCAGGCATGGTGCTGACACTGGGCCAGGGCGATGTGGGCCAGCTGGGGCTGGGCGAGAATgtgatggaaaggaagaagccagCCCTGGTGCCCATTCCGGAGGACATTGtgcaggctgaggctgggggcaTGCATACCGTGTGTCTAAGCAAAAGCGGCCAG GTCTACTCCTTCGGCTGCAATGATGAGGGTGCCCTGGGAAGGGACACATCAGTAGAGGGCTCAGAGATGATTCCCGGGAAAGTGGAACTACAAGAGAAAGTGGTACAGGTGTCGGCAGGAGACAGTCACACAGCAGCCCTCACTGAGGATGGCCGAGTTTTCCTCTGGGGCTCCTTCAGG GACAATAATGGTGTGATTGGACTCTTGGAGCCCATGAAGAAGAGCATGGTACCTGTGCCAGTGCAGCTGACAATGCCTGTAGTGAAGGTGGCCTCAG GAAATGACCACTTGGTGATGCTGACAGCTGATGGTGACCTCTACACTTTGGGCTGCGGGGAGCAGGGCCAGCTGGGCCGTGTGCCTGAATTATTTGCCAACCGCGGTGGCCGGCAGGGCCTTG AACGACTCTTGGTCCCCAAGTGTGTGATGCTGAAATCCAGAGGAAGCCGGGGTCACGTGAGATTCCAGGATGCCTTCTGTGGTGCCTACTTCACTTTTGCCATCTCCTGCGAGGGTCATGTATATGGATTTGGCCTCTCCAACTATCATCAGCTTG GAACCCCAGGCACAGAATCTTGCTTTGTACCCCAAAACTTGACATCCTTCAAGAACTCTACCAAGTCCTGGGTGGGCTTCTCTGGTGGCCAGCATCATACAGTCTGCATGGATTCAGAAG gaAAAGCATACAGCCTGGGTCGCGCTGAGTATGGGCGGCTGGGCCTTGGGGAGGGTGCTGAGGAGAAGAGCATACCCACCCTCAtctccaggctccctgctgtttCCTCAGTAGCTTGTGGGGCCTCCGTAGGGTATGCTGTGACCAAGGATG GTCGTGTTTTTGCCTGGGGCATGGGCACCAACTACCAGCTGGGCACGGGGCAGGAAGAGGATGCCTGGAGCCCTGTGGAGATGACAGGCAAACAGCTGGAGAACCGTGTGGTCTTATCTGTGTCCAGTGGTGGCCAGCACACAGTCTTACTAGTCAAGGACAAGGAACAGAGCTGA
- the RCC1 gene encoding regulator of chromosome condensation isoform X3, whose translation MPPKRIAKRRSPPEDALPKSKKVKDPRNQAVRAAASRRVPGAHGPSPPDQKTRPVSHRSHSTEPGMVLTLGQGDVGQLGLGENVMERKKPALVPIPEDIVQAEAGGMHTVCLSKSGQVYSFGCNDEGALGRDTSVEGSEMIPGKVELQEKVVQVSAGDSHTAALTEDGRVFLWGSFRDNNGVIGLLEPMKKSMVPVPVQLTMPVVKVASGNDHLVMLTADGDLYTLGCGEQGQLGRVPELFANRGGRQGLERLLVPKCVMLKSRGSRGHVRFQDAFCGAYFTFAISCEGHVYGFGLSNYHQLGTPGTESCFVPQNLTSFKNSTKSWVGFSGGQHHTVCMDSEGKAYSLGRAEYGRLGLGEGAEEKSIPTLISRLPAVSSVACGASVGYAVTKDGRVFAWGMGTNYQLGTGQEEDAWSPVEMTGKQLENRVVLSVSSGGQHTVLLVKDKEQS comes from the exons ATGCCACCCAAGCGTATAGCTAAGAGAAGGTCACCTCCAGAGGATGCTCTCCCCAAAAGCAAGAAGGTGAAGG ACCCTCGTAACCAGGCAGTGAGGGCCGCTGCCTCCCGTCGTGTTCCAGGTGCCCACGGGCCGAGCCCTCCTGACCAGAAAACCCGACCAG TCTCACATAGGTCCCACAGCACAGAACCAGGCATGGTGCTGACACTGGGCCAGGGCGATGTGGGCCAGCTGGGGCTGGGCGAGAATgtgatggaaaggaagaagccagCCCTGGTGCCCATTCCGGAGGACATTGtgcaggctgaggctgggggcaTGCATACCGTGTGTCTAAGCAAAAGCGGCCAG GTCTACTCCTTCGGCTGCAATGATGAGGGTGCCCTGGGAAGGGACACATCAGTAGAGGGCTCAGAGATGATTCCCGGGAAAGTGGAACTACAAGAGAAAGTGGTACAGGTGTCGGCAGGAGACAGTCACACAGCAGCCCTCACTGAGGATGGCCGAGTTTTCCTCTGGGGCTCCTTCAGG GACAATAATGGTGTGATTGGACTCTTGGAGCCCATGAAGAAGAGCATGGTACCTGTGCCAGTGCAGCTGACAATGCCTGTAGTGAAGGTGGCCTCAG GAAATGACCACTTGGTGATGCTGACAGCTGATGGTGACCTCTACACTTTGGGCTGCGGGGAGCAGGGCCAGCTGGGCCGTGTGCCTGAATTATTTGCCAACCGCGGTGGCCGGCAGGGCCTTG AACGACTCTTGGTCCCCAAGTGTGTGATGCTGAAATCCAGAGGAAGCCGGGGTCACGTGAGATTCCAGGATGCCTTCTGTGGTGCCTACTTCACTTTTGCCATCTCCTGCGAGGGTCATGTATATGGATTTGGCCTCTCCAACTATCATCAGCTTG GAACCCCAGGCACAGAATCTTGCTTTGTACCCCAAAACTTGACATCCTTCAAGAACTCTACCAAGTCCTGGGTGGGCTTCTCTGGTGGCCAGCATCATACAGTCTGCATGGATTCAGAAG gaAAAGCATACAGCCTGGGTCGCGCTGAGTATGGGCGGCTGGGCCTTGGGGAGGGTGCTGAGGAGAAGAGCATACCCACCCTCAtctccaggctccctgctgtttCCTCAGTAGCTTGTGGGGCCTCCGTAGGGTATGCTGTGACCAAGGATG GTCGTGTTTTTGCCTGGGGCATGGGCACCAACTACCAGCTGGGCACGGGGCAGGAAGAGGATGCCTGGAGCCCTGTGGAGATGACAGGCAAACAGCTGGAGAACCGTGTGGTCTTATCTGTGTCCAGTGGTGGCCAGCACACAGTCTTACTAGTCAAGGACAAGGAACAGAGCTGA
- the RCC1 gene encoding regulator of chromosome condensation isoform X6, which yields MPPKRIAKRRSPPEDALPKSKKVKVSHRSHSTEPGMVLTLGQGDVGQLGLGENVMERKKPALVPIPEDIVQAEAGGMHTVCLSKSGQVYSFGCNDEGALGRDTSVEGSEMIPGKVELQEKVVQVSAGDSHTAALTEDGRVFLWGSFRDNNGVIGLLEPMKKSMVPVPVQLTMPVVKVASGNDHLVMLTADGDLYTLGCGEQGQLGRVPELFANRGGRQGLERLLVPKCVMLKSRGSRGHVRFQDAFCGAYFTFAISCEGHVYGFGLSNYHQLGTPGTESCFVPQNLTSFKNSTKSWVGFSGGQHHTVCMDSEGKAYSLGRAEYGRLGLGEGAEEKSIPTLISRLPAVSSVACGASVGYAVTKDGRVFAWGMGTNYQLGTGQEEDAWSPVEMTGKQLENRVVLSVSSGGQHTVLLVKDKEQS from the exons ATGCCACCCAAGCGTATAGCTAAGAGAAGGTCACCTCCAGAGGATGCTCTCCCCAAAAGCAAGAAGGTGAAGG TCTCACATAGGTCCCACAGCACAGAACCAGGCATGGTGCTGACACTGGGCCAGGGCGATGTGGGCCAGCTGGGGCTGGGCGAGAATgtgatggaaaggaagaagccagCCCTGGTGCCCATTCCGGAGGACATTGtgcaggctgaggctgggggcaTGCATACCGTGTGTCTAAGCAAAAGCGGCCAG GTCTACTCCTTCGGCTGCAATGATGAGGGTGCCCTGGGAAGGGACACATCAGTAGAGGGCTCAGAGATGATTCCCGGGAAAGTGGAACTACAAGAGAAAGTGGTACAGGTGTCGGCAGGAGACAGTCACACAGCAGCCCTCACTGAGGATGGCCGAGTTTTCCTCTGGGGCTCCTTCAGG GACAATAATGGTGTGATTGGACTCTTGGAGCCCATGAAGAAGAGCATGGTACCTGTGCCAGTGCAGCTGACAATGCCTGTAGTGAAGGTGGCCTCAG GAAATGACCACTTGGTGATGCTGACAGCTGATGGTGACCTCTACACTTTGGGCTGCGGGGAGCAGGGCCAGCTGGGCCGTGTGCCTGAATTATTTGCCAACCGCGGTGGCCGGCAGGGCCTTG AACGACTCTTGGTCCCCAAGTGTGTGATGCTGAAATCCAGAGGAAGCCGGGGTCACGTGAGATTCCAGGATGCCTTCTGTGGTGCCTACTTCACTTTTGCCATCTCCTGCGAGGGTCATGTATATGGATTTGGCCTCTCCAACTATCATCAGCTTG GAACCCCAGGCACAGAATCTTGCTTTGTACCCCAAAACTTGACATCCTTCAAGAACTCTACCAAGTCCTGGGTGGGCTTCTCTGGTGGCCAGCATCATACAGTCTGCATGGATTCAGAAG gaAAAGCATACAGCCTGGGTCGCGCTGAGTATGGGCGGCTGGGCCTTGGGGAGGGTGCTGAGGAGAAGAGCATACCCACCCTCAtctccaggctccctgctgtttCCTCAGTAGCTTGTGGGGCCTCCGTAGGGTATGCTGTGACCAAGGATG GTCGTGTTTTTGCCTGGGGCATGGGCACCAACTACCAGCTGGGCACGGGGCAGGAAGAGGATGCCTGGAGCCCTGTGGAGATGACAGGCAAACAGCTGGAGAACCGTGTGGTCTTATCTGTGTCCAGTGGTGGCCAGCACACAGTCTTACTAGTCAAGGACAAGGAACAGAGCTGA